The DNA segment ATTCTGGATAGTTTTAACGGTCTCAGAAGTGGaagtttatttgatatatttaatatctatattacATGTGTCTGaaagtgatataaataatatatgacacGGTAATGAAATTAGGTCAAAGTTTCGTCGCGTTTTGAAGTTAAAGTGGATATTGAAATtgtgttgatttatttaatagcaaaACATACTTTGACGGAAGTTGAACTTGCGTGTAATGTTTTAGTGAACTAGAACcaatattatcaaaacaaaGTGTTGCTTGCGATGAACATTGTATCACATGTGATCAAGTCGTACTTTGTCTTGTTTGTTACCAACGAcaattatctattaataaaaattatttttaatttacttaattatattttatataacttgaattaaatgtttaaaattaatttgttatagtatgttatttaacaatataatgcAAGACAAATAATAGATTAacccatttttaaaaatgagcTTAGGAAGTTTGTTCATAGTAGGTTTCCAACTACCATTTCATTACGAAACTTAAAATTCCCATagtataattcataattaggtaaatttaaaatatttttcattaataaataattctagttGGCAACAAACACCAAACAGCACTTTCAGATTTTGCGTCACGTTCACACAAAAATGTTACCTATTTCAATGTATacaagtaacattttaatatatatttctagatTCTTaagtaaatttgtattatttctagaacaaaatatttgtaggtGATATGTGATAATGTTATTTGGCAGACTTTTTTGAATGGGAAGTCAGTAAAACGTGCTATATACATAATTGTATGAAGTATATTGAGGTATCGATTTGATCTCTAGTTTACGGCAGTAACTTCTTGAAATACTTTCATACACAAAAACCTTTAGAGTGATTGATTCTGTAAcaaattcatcatcatcatcatcagcctatcggagcccactgttgagcaaaggcctcttctcacagggagaaggttagagcattaatcaccacgcttgctcaagacgggttggcgatttcaatgttattatttgaaatcataagaccaggttttctcacgatgttttccttcaccgtgcgtcagtggtgtctaaatactcttagaaagtacatatgactcggaagagatcacattggtacttgccaggattcgaacccgcgccctcacgtatgagaggcgggcctttaaccgccaggccaccacgacttcaataaacaaatattattaaaaattacaaaacacttCAATTGCAATTcacaaattcaaaaatttagaattaatgtAGTTAAAAGTCACAccaatttcttatatttgcCAAACAAAtgagtacaatatttttctacaaatatatatagtaaagttTCACATTTTGTGTTTGACATTAAAGGCAATGAAAATATGCTTACgaatacatatattgataagaaaaaagtatGGTCGCAttcaatttgtaataaaaagattcCCGAAGTATTggaaaaagtataaatatatatttttatcacgcCATCACGTCTAGAAACTAGTTATGCTTCATAACATTTAAAGGCCATTTACCAAATgatatgaaaactattttaagacatttttattgttagtatCTTGAACGTATTTcgatattattacaaatatatttaattctgcaaaaaaaaaatcctttataacttcatattaaatacatatgctCAATGTATCagagttataaaaacataaaaaatatcaataagtaTCGTGAGTATTACACTTATACGATTGTAGGACTTTTTATTGgtatatatattcacatatacataagaaaaatataatttcaatcacCATAGCAAACATAATAAggtatgattattttatatttgccaATTATCTCTCTTTTCTATGTAATTTTAGAAATGAGTTGACTTGAaacacctatatatatatatatataaaacgttatatatatatatatatatatatatataacgttttatgaaaacagtactacttttattgaagtaaaaaaacaaagtcaatattaaatccagaataaaaatacatagcgtttttgaaatttcaaaattcataGCACTTCCAGTTACAAATTTCTTGATGTAGGTACAAAAGTATggcaaacatttattttcgaACTTTCACTAAAGCGGAAAAGGGATAGACCTTAGAACATAAATTCCTTTTCTAAAGTCCCATAAACAAAACCTGCTGCAACAAGGTAGTGACTCACAAAGTAATTAATGCCACTAGAagtttacttattaattaatatcgcGTATAGTCgactttaatttgaaataacaaaataaaaatagagttattataatgatCTAACCGACAACATGAAGTTGTAATCGTTGTATTGTTGTAATTCTATACTTTACAACAAaactttcttaatttatattttcaactcCGCCTTGGATCTCAGCCcgtcattattaaataaagttaagcAATACTTTCACATTTTCTGTTCTCTTAAAGAAacagataagaaaaaaaagtttggattccataatgaacaaaaaatctcaatattGCGAGACTCTTTCATAAAATAGAGATATCTAACTGAATTGTGTAGAAATGCATAAAAACTGTGTTAGAAAACAGCCTACACTAATCTTCGGTTCAATGCATAAAACATGAAAGAAGCCCGATGCTGACGAAGACgtcagaatatataaaatcctttCCAATCGTGTTATGATAATGAACGCAACCAAGCTAGTGCTGGCTCCaagaaaatagaaatgtttttattgaccATAGACACAATTTGTTTAATCTCATGAGAATATTTAGCACAAACACGAAATCTTAATTCGGTATTTGCATACTGAAATATTAGTACtggttacatatataaaaaaaatctgttagttaaaataatcttcGTTAATGACACGTACGTACGACTTAAAAGAATAGGACTATGATTAATtgtaaccaaataaaaaacagttatataattaagaaaatatatatatttatcaattcgataattttaaaaaataaactataaaaataatccctcgtttttaatttaacaacaaaatatcgAAAGCGCAGATAAAATGACGCTTTTCAACGGCTATAAATGACTGTgacaattaaaaagaattattccatataaatatataatacagcaagaacaatttgtatatatatatgagcaAAATAAAAGCCGCATTGTACTTTTTAGAGGCAGGTAAGATCTGAAGATGTTACAAGTTTGGATCCAGTCCAAGGCACAGTACATTAATCAACTTCATACAGTTCGCTTAAACTAACCGGACTGAAATTAGACACCACTAACTTTGATTGAACGGAAACGTTCATCTTTCaatcttattttcttaaaatctgTACTTCAGATATCACTCAATCATTTTAATTCTTCTGCGTataaaaagcaaaattcatataatgatTACAATCTATACAAATGTAAAATCGTGGTCTccaatacatacattttgtgtAGATATTATCAACTAAATTTCAAGGAttgttaatagtttaaaagcaCTTTAAATTGATGCTCAATTTCTAGGGTGTAGTGCATACATTTTCCTTACATGCTTTGAAGATTCTGtttctttaaagaaaaacaaatattaaagttataaaagctTATACTCGGGTCAAATCACAATGCTCTTAATCACAAGCGTAATTAATAatctaattgttttattattaattgttatttaagcaTAATCTATTGAACATACGTGAGTTGAaagaactatttttataaatcaatcaaCATTGATGCGATGCATTACGCAAAACAATCGAGCAATTCGCCTGAAATCGCAGCCGAGGACCGAACATTTCCCCAATGATTTGGCAACTCGCACCCGCctaaatttaaaacgtaatCTGACTGAGTCAACGCTCCCTGCTCTGAGACCCGAAATAAACAGGCCCGAGAAGTCGACAATATTCTGGATTTTGAATTGCAAAATCAAACGTTTAATTAATCGAATTGACCCTATTTTGGCAAACGAATTTATACAATTAGATCAAAGTGTCCGAAATATAATGATGCAGCCACGGTCAAGAcgaaaatatctaaatttttcggtatttttgtatcaacatttttatactacagtcattacattaaattttacatttaaatctgaaatttaaattttaagacataaaattatggataaacaggaaaaaatacaattttcaacaaaaatgtCAAGATGATAAGAAccgaaataaaatcatatagaattttcaatatatctattttaacgttttaaaagtACAACAATTACAAAGTTAAATAGTTTAGAAAACAGtttgtataacatatatactatttacAATACgatattcaaaaacaaaacaacttCGAACGGaacattaacttttatataggCTTTCTATTAATGGATTATGAAGGTTACATTATCACTGTGTTCCAATGGAAAATAACTATCAcgaatactttttaatacagCTAAAAACTCAAACAGTATTTGCCTATAAAACAAAAGGAACAGATAATTGATTTTGAAACAAACTATGTGATTTATGGGCAATAATGATAGTAATTGACTTAGATAACTATTACTGATGTATTGTAGCTTCAATATTCTAGACATCAGCCGCTGCTTTGTGACTCGTTAGTCTTCCAACATtccttttctttatatatattattataaaccttTATTTTGCCAAACTGGAAGCACGTACGAGATTATCCTGTTCGTCTTAAAGAGGGCATAACAAAGTTCCATCTCAAAGacgtaaagataaaaaaaatatttttagtagaaTCTATTTTactgtgaaaaataatataatttaataatatatattttttaaataagattcttAATTACCTAACAAGGTTTtacacaaaacattattagaCCTCAATGGATATTTGTTAATCAAGTTTTTGTCAAAAAGAATTGGTggtaaataatgatttataatgtatCCACAGTCATGTaggtcaaattataaatagtaactATAAAACAACGTTTATCTGTTTCATGGTTTACAATGAAGTGTATGCAATTGGCGAAGTGTGCAGACACTACATAACAAAATTGTCGTAAAACACGAAGGATGCGTGAATTATTCTAACGTAAAACAACTGGTCCTATGCCAACAATAAATCTTCATTCTTggatttattaatgatttaacaaaatttatacaacatttCAGATAGGCTCTAGCCAAAGCGTAGTCCATACAAGGTCAATTACGTGTTAAAAGGAAGATATAAGtgcaatttctttttttttttcacgtaACCTATACAAAAGACACTTTATAGCGACAGTTAAAGAATGAACTCCACCACCTCTTTAGATTCATTTcagaaatttacattaattttattacttttatgacTCCAGTCTAAGAGACTTGTAAATTTCCATTTATGGAACATaatgaaatttgttaaaaaaaattatttattatactttaatgaATTACAAAGCAAAGTATGCCATACAAATACTGCTACTATCTGAAagcttgaaataaatttacaaacattaagCAGctatttctttgatatttattatttccttaatgtatttaatgaaaatccaACCTTTTTCTTACTAATTATTTAAGAGATCCAGTttccttaatataattataaaaattactcttGCAATGAATATTGGTACATACGAATACGTTggtatataaatcaaataaatttacaagggaaaaaatttattgtgcAGAAGGACATCCATCTCTGCATTTTTGGGATGTgcatagtttaataatttttcttcataGACCAAGTTGACGCTATAATGCAGTCGAATACTTTTAGCTAAAATCGGCTATTCGGTCCGGGGCTCGCGGAATATGCGGTATTTTGTCGAATATATGTACTATTACTTGCAACTTGCAAgcctaataaaaatgtaaacagggccttgtattttaatgtgatgAAAGGCTTCAAGGCTTACattcacacacatacacataagTATATTAGTTTCTATGCATCCTAACacgtattataaaacaaataatttcaaacaagaGCCAGGCCGATATTTATATCGCTTTCAAaactatcaatattttaatcattatttaataaaacagacgAATTTCTAAAAGGTTGTAAGTTGTATATCTCGTATACGAaaagaatatcaaataatatctattttcATCTATCGGCACTTAGAAGTTCCGaactatttgaaatatttaaacggaTAATGTACTATTAATAGAATTCTAATTGGTATTAACAATTGATTTGTTCTGCCAAATACACGTCACAGTGCGTTAATataaatgagtttttaatGATTACATCACTCGTTTGAATCGAGTACATACAGAATGGTTGTATGAAAATAGTTTGGCGCAATGTAGATACATGACTACAATTTAGGACACGATGGCGCTTATATGAAATACTATTTGACTATTTGTatgataaattgatatattttataatatgcttGCATGCCAATATCACATAAAGATATATTCAACACAgtcgtttctttttttatttaaattgcaattaaaaaggttttaagtGAAATTAAGGATCTCAGCAACAGCTGTCAACGATATTTTCCTTAACCGTAAATGGTTCAGTCACCTAATTCCATTCATCGTTATAATGATGTCCATATACCGGCGTCATTGAAATCAGTACAAAAAGtagattgattaaaaaatttaaataaatagcaaagatttaaaattgttatgaaataaattcggACAAATGCGTCTGAACTTGCCAACCCTAGTGCCATAATTATGATGATCTTTGATCTCCTTACAAATAGTTAGTTGACATATTATGATTTCCTTTTCTTCCAGTGAAAATGTATGGTTCTACGTCAACGAACAACAAATACGATATAAATCGAAATATTTATGCCAAGTAAAGTAATTTCATAGACACGTATTGACAAATGCCTGTATGAGGGTTTCTTCTTTCCTTTTAGCGTACGGAATTGTATAATCTAGCATAACCTTTTCCACTAACAAGTTCAAGAATATCTTACCACTTACATCTTCATGAAATTTAACTGCTTTTTCATtactcatattattttaaaataaaaggtagTTACTTCCAGTGCCAGATAAGGCAATAACCATATTGCAATAATAGTAATTACCACTAAACCAGCGTAAAAAAGTCCCCCGAATATTTAAACCCGCTCGTTTTGGCTGAGCGAAAATTACTactatgaaaaagaaaatcatCAATGTATTCTATATTGAATTAGCTGGTTGTCACAAAAATGCGAAACTACGCATTGCTTCTATTTAAAGTCGCTcgcaaaaatatacttaagaaCCACCAGAAGATCAAGGACCCTTCAAAATAATCTGATACAGGCCTCAAGTTTGCTTAATCCCTCTCTGGTTACTTTAGCATTAGCGCGAATCCTTATATCCTAATAGGGTTGTAATGAATTCCTGAATGTACTACAAATGAAAGCAGTCCTTACTATTCACGaagaaacataattataaaatcgattaaacctataatataaatttgtttatttattaaattttaaaagctttaaataataaattgacgATATAAAGGTtgacgtaatatattttattttaaataactagtaGCATGTGCTAAGGACAGAGCAGACttcaactttaaaaatatattaaccatGAAAATACCACATTCagcaaaatacattaaatatccTCATATTGAAGTCATGAATAATGCAATAAaacttaagaaatatttttacagcgTGCCAttaaactgtattttattaagacgACCATGAGAATAGAACAATCTTAATCTCAggtcttaatattatttttaagatatgaaAGTTATATCAGAAAAAGACTTTTATCTTAaaccatattataattatatatatacgaaacaataactgttttttaaataaattaaatatttataaatcaaataatcacaaatatcggttttatatttattattaacaatcttTTCCTATTTATAACGTAATATAGTTGAACTGTGAcaccattaataaaaataacgacgCTAACAAAGTTCTAACCGACCGTTTTATAAGTTGCATTAAAGTAACACCAATAATCTctattttatgacatttgtCAGAATATACTTACGTTTATGCAGCTCAAAATTTAACAGAattatacgaatattttttcagcCGGCTCACAATAAAAGCACAATAAATATTGGATTATTACGACTATATCGAGTCGGATGACTACGAAGTTTTAACAGCGAACAAATTTTACGTATCGTCGCCAGAACCGACCGCGTACGACTAAGGTTTGTCCGCTGTTCTTAGGTCTAGCACACCTACATAAAAACGCTATGACCGTTGATTATAATGAAGGGTTTCAATACAACTACGGTTCTTTACTACAGTTTCACATTTTTACTTGTAAGTAATTGTCtgttatctatattattttaaagaaggaCTAAGTAATATATCAACGTCCtcagatataataattaatatgattttatatcataataagaatttttgtgAACGTCTGTGtgtgtgaaattaaaaaatctttgttttggagtaaattaaaatttcttcataatACCGACAACTTCttttaatctaatttaatttatttattttgaccaTATCAACACTTTAAGgcaatttagatattttaatcgtgttataaaaatcttatttaatcattgacttatatattaaatatcctaaaataatacttgtttagtgaatatttcataatttttatatatgaaaaataaaattactacttttaatttcaattttattattccaagAATTAAGTTTATCCATCATTTGAAAAGATTACAAAagggtttattttttttcggtttaaaatgttaataatgtgtcaaaacaaatattaaccACCTTACAGCACACTGAGTTGTCCAGTTTGAATCAACTTTTCAAAATTACCGCCATTTTGTCATAAATCATAGGTGTTCAATGTTTAATGGTTTTACTGATATATTTCAAAGCTATAAAATTCCATCTTTAGACAATTCGTCATTGTACATATACAACTTTAGTAATtaattgctttatatttattttagataagtAAAGTCAAATGGAAAAGGacatacaatttaatacaGCCTACGTAAACTGTCATTTCCGTTTGTCATCTGTGACACATGACCTGTCACCATGGCATGTGTTGAGTTGAGTAACAATTCGTTGTtgtgatgtattttttaatttttggctTACGTATTGCAAATTTAGTTCgacatttacatttacaaattatcacaaaataaatctCTGTTAATTTGTATCACCAACACGCTACTTTTATCTTTGTTGTGCTCAAGGTGAAGTATTGTTTAGTTGACAATCATTTCTATACATAATTCTGACGACGCGCGACGGtgcataaaataaagatgttatattgtttattgctaTTAAAACAGGTTGCATTTGggactaatattttaatttagtagtATTAGGGTATTGTTACAAACTCaacacttaattttatacaatcaaGTTGTAACAAAATACAAGCCACGGCGTCTCTAAAACCAGAAGAGTCGAAACGTTCTGAAACAGACAGTCGGTTCAAggtgattattaattttttccttcaTATCATGTGACTGAAGTTTTAAGACCAAAAACcaacttatttattacttttaataacagATGCCTGCAGCAAGCTTTGGTTCTCTTTCATTACCTGGAACTGGTGACTGTGGAATTAAAGATGTCTGGAATCACAACCTTCATGAAGAGTTTGCAATAATTAGACAAGTATGTTGttggaaatttataaacaaattttataaatctatcgGGATAAcagcttatataaaattttaaaggttgTTCAAAAGTATCATTGGGTTGCAATGGACACTGAGTTTCCTGGAGTAGTAGCCAGACCTATTGGGGAGTTTCGCTCTACTGCTGACTACCAATACCAACTTCTCaggtaaatttgttttttaatcctttttttatctatttacaaaacaaacttttacatttctttttattattcattaaatcatAATGCAATCATATATCATTGGCCTCTTTTTATGATTTGCTAATCTcattgtatattgtatatagaaTGATATCAAAAAGTATGgcaatacttaatttttttttatcattttacagGTGCAATGTTGATTTACTGAGGATAATTCAATTGGGTCTTACATTCATGGATGAAAATGGAAAAACACCCCCAGGTTATACAACATGGCAgttcaatttcaaatttaacctACAGTAAGTTTAATAGCGCacatttttactattaaatcgTGCTATTTAAGGCTATAGATAGCTCACCatccattaaatttattacaacaaaataaaattattctttaatttcttaGAATTTGAATATCGTTACCAAAACAAAAGTTCAGTAAAGATTCAACATATGAAAttgcatttaataaacaaatcaatagtaattttatttcattgcaaATTGTTCTGCTTTAAACTATTGTGTATCTCTCTTTCTTTCAGAGAAGACATGTACGCACAAGACTCCATtgatttattgcaaaattCTGGATTACAATTTCGTAAACACGAAGAAGACGGTATTGAACCTTTAGAATTTGCCGAACTTCTTATGTCATCAGGTGAGTGtacagtattaaataataacaattgaaataaaatattatttataataaaaacaaatatataaattatttaaagttatataatatatttttttttttataggtcTAGTGTTAATTGACAACATAAAGTGGTTAAGCTTTCACTCGGGATATGACTTTGGATATCTTCTGAAGTTGTTAACAGATCAAAATTTACCACAGGATGAAAACGTGTTCTTTGAAAATCTTCGACTCTATTTCCCAACAGTGTATGATGTCAAGGTGAGTTAGTCT comes from the Danaus plexippus chromosome 15, MEX_DaPlex, whole genome shotgun sequence genome and includes:
- the LOC116766093 gene encoding CCR4-NOT transcription complex subunit 7-like, whose product is MPAASFGSLSLPGTGDCGIKDVWNHNLHEEFAIIRQVVQKYHWVAMDTEFPGVVARPIGEFRSTADYQYQLLRCNVDLLRIIQLGLTFMDENGKTPPGYTTWQFNFKFNLQEDMYAQDSIDLLQNSGLQFRKHEEDGIEPLEFAELLMSSGLVLIDNIKWLSFHSGYDFGYLLKLLTDQNLPQDENVFFENLRLYFPTVYDVKYLMKLCKNLKGGLQEVADQLELRRVGPQHQAGSDSHLTGMAFFKIKEIFFDDNIESSSGHLYGLGAPFSVNANNFQDNGENGNSS